The genomic interval CAATTCCAATTGTTGCCATACAAGTAACCATTATTATTCTAACTTCTCCAGATGGAAGTTTAATTGTTGCATACTTATCGTCTCTTGCAAATAATTGAGCAAAAGAACCCGCACTTCTTGCGATTTTAGCGCCTTGTCCCGGGATAAGTTCTATACAGGATATATTAGTTCCTAATGGAATATCACTTAAAAAGGTAGAATTTCCTATATTAAAAGGAATATTTTTTCCAGAAATCACTTTTTGTCCTATTTTAAATCCTTCCATTGTTACTATATATCTTTTTTCTCCATCCTCATAATGGAGTAAAGAAATAAAAGAAGACCGATTTGGATCATATTCTATAGATTTTATAACAGCAGAAATTCCAAATTTTCTTCTTTTAAAATCTATTATTCTATATTTTTTTTTATGACCACCTCCAAAATAACGCATAGTCATGCGACCTACATTATTCCTTCCTCCAGATTTATTTTTACCTTTTACTAAAGTTTTTTCAGAATTACAACTTGTAAGTTCATCAAAACAATTTACAATTCTAAAACGTTGACCAGGTGTTGTAGGTTTTAATTTTTTAACTGACATTAGATTTCTTTTTTGTTTAAGAAATCAATTTTTTGATTTCCAAAAAATTGAACAGTAGCTTTTTTTAGCTTATTGGTCCTTCCATAAAGAAATCCTTTTTTAGTATATTTAGATTTATTCTTTCTCGGGTAAATCATTGTTCTTATATTTTTTACGGAAAATCCAAATAATTTTTTTATCTCTTTTTTAATTTGAATTTTATTGCAATTTATATTTACAGAAAAAGTATAAAAACTACATTTCTCTCCTTTATAAGATTTATCTGTGATAAAAGGTTTTATTAAAATTATACGATCCATAATATTATTATATAGATAATAAATGGTTAATTTTATTTATAGAATTTTCAGAAAAAATAATATATGAAAAATTGATAAGTGAAAAACAATCTAATTCACTTACACTTAATAATTTAAAATTATTCAAATTTCTAGAAGACAAATATAAGTTTTTATTCATTTCTCCAATTATCATTAATGATTTTTTATCTGTTAATTGTAAGGATTTCAATAAATTTAAAATAAATTTAGTTTTTGGAACGTTTAATTTTAAATCTTCTATAATCAAAATTTTGTTTTGTACTAATTTTTGTTCTATAATAGATTTTTTGACTATATTTTTAGTACGTTTATTTAATTTTGTTATGTATTTTCTTGGTTTAGGACCAAATACTCTACCTCCACCTCTAAAAATAGGGTTTTTTATATCGCCTTTTCTAGATCCTCCAGTTCCTTTTTGTCTATGCAATTTTTTAGTACTTCCAGATAATTCTCCTCTTTCTTTAGACTTATGTGTTCCCTGACGTTGAGCTAATAAATATCTTTTAATTTCTAAGTATATAGAATGACGATAAGATTTTTTAAAAAAAACATCATCGCGAAATTCTATTTTTTTATCAGTATAATTGCCTTTTATATCTAAAATTTTTAATTCCATTCTTTTTTTTGAATCATTAAATATGAATTTTTATTTCCTGGGACTGCCCCTTTTAAAATGATGATATTGTAATCGGGATTTATTTTTAATATTTTTAGATTTTTAATAGTTACACTTTTTTTTCCCATTCTTCCAGCCATTTTTTTTCCTTTAAAAACACGCGATGGATCTGATCCAGCTCCTATTGATCCTGGAGCTCTTAAACGATTGTGTTGTCCATGAGTTTTTTCTCCTACCCCTGAAAAATTATGTCTCTTAACTACACCTTGAAAACCTTTCCCCTTAGAAACCCCTTTTACATTTACTAACTCTCCTTCTTTAAAAAGATCGATATTTATCGAACTCCCTAAAATAAAATCAGACACTTTATTTGTTTTAAATTCCAATAATTTTTTTTTTGGAGATAACCCTGCTTTTTTAAAATGATTAAATAAAGATTTATTAGTTTTTTTAATTTTCTGATTATCTATTCCTAATTGAATAGAAAAATAACCATCATTTTCTATTGTTTTGATCTGAACAATATAGCAAGGTCCCACTTTCACAATCGTACATGGAACATTTTCTCCATTTTCCAAAAATATACTAGTCATTCCTATATTTTTTCCTATTAATCCAACCATATTTTATACTTTTATTTCTGCTTCCACTCCACTGGGTAATTCCAATTTCATTAATGCATCTACTGTTTTAGATGAAGCATTATGAATTTGTAAAAGTCTTTTATGAGTAGGGAGAAAAAATTGCTCTCTTGATTTTTTATTTACATGAGGAGAACGTAATACTGTGAATATTTTTTTCTCAGTAGGCAAAGGAACTGGTCCGTTCAATACAACTCCTGTAGGAAGCACTGAATTTACAATTCTTTCGGCCGATTTATCTAATAAATTATAATCATAAGATTTTAATTTAATTTTTATATCATGACCCATAGTATATTAATTTTTTTTCTACTATTATTTTATTTTTTATTTTTATTTTCCATAATTATATTATCTATTACATTTTCAGGAACTGTATCATAATGAGAAAATTCCATAACAGAAGTTCCTCTACCGGAAGAAAGAGTTCGTAATACCGTTACATATCCAAACATTTCTGATAATGGGACTAAAGCTTGAATTACTTTTATATTATTTTTACTATCCATATTTTGGACTATTCCTCTTCTTCGATTTAAGTCTCCTATTATATCTCCCATATTTTCTTCTGGAATTAAAACTTCCAATTTCATTATTGGTTCTAATAAAACAGGTTTAGCTTTTTTAGCCGCTTCTCTAAAACCTAATTTACCTGCCAATTCGAAAGATAGTTGATCAGAATCAACAGAATGATAAGATCCATCTAAAACAGTAACCTTAGCACTATCTATTTCATATCCAGATAAAGGACCATTTTTCATCATTTCTTTAAATCCTTTTTCTATAGAAGGAATATATTCTTTTGGTATATTTCCTCCTTTTATTTTATTAATGAAAACTAAACCGGATTCCCCTATATTTCCAGGTTCTAATCTGAATAAGATATCCGCATATTTCCCTCTACCTCCTGTTTGTTTTTTATAAATTTCTCTATGTTCTACTAAATTTGTTAGAGCTTCCTTATATTCTACTTGAGGCCTACCCTGATTCACTTCAACTTTAAATTCTCGTTTCATTCTATCCACAATTATTTCTAAATGAAGTTCTCCCATACCGGAAATAATAGTTTGACCTGTATAATTATCCGTTCTTACTTGAAAAGTAGGGTCTTCTTCCATTAACTTTGATAAAGCAAAACTCATTTTATCTATATCCGATTTATATTTAGGCTCAACTGCTAATCCAATGACTGGATCAGGAAACAATATTTTTTCCAATAAAATGGGGTATTTTTCATCACATAAAGTATCACCGGTTTTAATATCTTTAAAGCCGACTACAGCTGCTATATCTCCAGCCCCAATTTGATCTACTGGATTTTGTTTATTTGCGTGCATTTGATATATTCTAGAAATACGTTCTTTATTTCCTGATCTAGCATTAAAACTATAAGAGCCTGATTCTATTTTTCCAGAATAAACCCTAAAAAAAGCTAATCGTCCAACAAAAGGATCGCTTGCTATTTTAAAAGCCAAAGCAGAAAAAGGTTCATTTTCACTAGGTTTTCTTTTTTCTTTTTTTTGATTAGTAGGATTGATGCCCACTATATCTTTAACTTCCAATGGAGAAGGTAAATATCTACATATAGCATCCAATATGGCTTGAACTCCTTTATTTTTGAAAGAAGACCCACATAAGATAGGAATGACTTTCATTTTAATAGTATTTTCTCGTAAAGAAAAAATAATATCTTCTTGTGATATAGAAGAATAATTTCCGTACAAAAATTTTTCCATTATTACATCATCATGTTCAGATAATGTTTCTAGGAGTTGATTTTTATAATCATCAACTATATTTTTCATATTCTCTGGTATAGGAATTTTCTTATATGTCATTCCATAATTTTTTTCATCCCATATAATAGCTTGATTAGATATTAAATCTATAACTCCCTTAAAATTATCTCCAATATCAATAGGTATTTGTAAAGGAACTGAATTCGCTCCTAAAATTTTTCTTATTTGAGAACAAACATTAAAAAAATCGGCACCTTGACGATCCATTTTATTTACAAAAGCAATTCTAGGGATCTCATATTTATCTGCTTGTCTCCACACAGTTTCAGATTGAGGTTCAACTCCATCTACTGCACTAAATAAAACAACCATTCCATCTAAAACCCTCATAGATCTTTCTACTTCCACAGTAAAATCTACATGTCCAGGGGTATCTATAATATTAATTTGATATTTCTTTTTATTATATATCCATTCACAACATGTAGCGGCAGAAGTAATAGTTATCCCTCGTTCTTGCTCTTGTTGCATCCAATCCATAGTTGCCGCCCCATCATGAACTTCTCCTATTTTGTGATTAATACCTGTGTAAAATAGAATTCTTTCTGTAGTAGTAGTTTTTCCCGCATCAATATGTGCTGCAATTCCTATATTTCTTGTATATTTTAAATCTTTTGCCATAGATAACTAAAATCTAAAATGCGAAAAAGCTTTATTAGCTTCTGCCATTTTATGAATGTTTTCTTTTCTTTTTACAGCTTCACCTTGTTCCTGAAAAGCATCCCATATTTCATATGCTAATTTGTTCGCCATTGTTTTTTCATTTCTAATAGAAGCACAAGATATCAACAATTTCATTGCTTTTGTTATTTTACTGTTAGAAGAAATAGGAACAGGAACTTGAATATTGGATCCCCCCATACGACGACTTCTAACTTCTACATGAGGCGTTACATTTTTTAGTCCTTCTTTCCATATTTCTAATGCAGATTTTTCTTCTTTTTTCTTGATCACCTCGATTTTTTCGATAGCATTATAAAATATGTTATATGCTATATTTTTTTTCCCATTCTTCATTAAATGATTAACAAAACGTGTTACTAAAGGGTCATGAAATTTAGGATCTGGAAAATATACTTTTTCTTTTTTTTTTACTTTTCTCATTAATAGTTTAATCTTTTTTAGCTACTTTAGCTCCATACTTACTTCTACTTTTTTTTCTTCCATTAACTCCGGCTGTATCTCTAGCCCCCCGCACTATTTTATATTTTACTCCTGGTAAATCTTTTACTCTTCCCCCTTTAACTAATACGATTGAATGTTCTTGAAGATTATGTCCTTCTCCTGTAATATAACTAATTACTTCTCTTCCATTTGTAAAACGAACACGAGCTACTTTTCGCATAGCGGAGTTGGGTTTTTTTGGTGTAGTAGTATAAACTCTGGTACAAACTCCTCTTTTTTGAGGACAAAATTCTAAAGCCACAGATTTCCGTTTTTTAGAAACAGAAGTCCGTCCTTTTCTAATTAACTGCTGTATAGTAGGCATATCCTGTATTTAAAATGCAAATTATGCTATTTAATAATAAATTACAAAACTTAGTAATTAAAAAAATTAAATCACATTAAAGATCATCAATATCAATTTTCTGATTTTGAAAAGGTTCTTCTTCTAATGAATTAATATTAAGTTCTTTATAAATATAACGAAAAGTGGAAAGTAAACAGGGCAATCCATCTACAATAGCCACATTATGTTCATAATGAGCAGAAATTTTATTATCTAGAGTAGTTATTGTCCATCCATCTTTATGAAAAAGAATTTTAGATGAACCAATATTTACCATTGGTTCTATCGAAAGAACTAATCCTTCTTTTAATTTAACTCCTTTTCCTTTTTTCCCAAAATTTGGTATTTTAGGATCTTCATGCATATTTTTTCCCAATCCATGACCTACAAGGTCTTTTACTACATTATAACCGTTTTTTTCAATATAAGATTGTATCGAATAACCTATATCTCCAATACTATTTTTCCATTTACAATTGGATATTCCAATGTAAAGAGATTTTTTAGAACAATTTAAAAATTTTTTTGTATCACGAGATACTTTTCCCACTTCGAAAGTATAAGCATGTTCTCCGTAAAATCCATTCATATAAACTCCACAATCTATAGATAATATATCCCCTTCACATAAGGGGTCTTGATTAGGGATTCCATGTACAACTTGATTGTTTGGAGAAACGCACAAAGTATTTGGAAAATTGTATAATCCTAAAAAAGCCGGTTTTCCACCATGATCACGAATGAAATTTTCTGCAAGTTTATCTAAATAAAGAGTATTAACTCCTGGTTTTACTTTTTTAGCCAGCATTCCTAATGTTTTAGAAGCTAAAAATGCACTTTTTTTGATTAAGATTATTTCTTCAATAGTTTTTAATTGTATCAAAATGCAATTATTTTTTAAAAATATTTTATGATCATAGAAGTCCCACTCATGATTTTAGGAATAGGGAGCCCCATTAACTGTAGAATAGTAGGAGCTACATCTGATAGGACTCCTTCTTCTTTTAAAAAGAGATCTCGTTTTTTTATGTTTTTATCTAAAAGAATAAAAGGAACTAAAGATGTAGTATGAGCGGTATGAGGGGTTCCATCTAAATTGATCATATAATCTGCATTTCCATGATCTCCTACAATAATAACTGTATATGAGTTTTTTATAGCTTCTTCAGAACAATGTTTTACACATATATCAACAAATTCACATGCTTTTATTGTTTCTTTCATTTTACCAGTATGTCCTACCATATCTGGATTCGCAAAATTTAGACAAATAAAATCCGATTGTTTCCTTTTTAATTCAGGAATAATTTTTTTCACAATATTTTTTGCACTCATTTCAGGTTTTAAATCATAAGTAGGAATTTTAGGAGATTCACATAAAATTCTAATTTCTCTATTAAAAGGAGTTTCTCTTCCTCCCGAGAAAAAAAAAGTAACATGTGGATATTTTTCAGTTTCAGCTATACGTATTTGTTGTTTTCCTTCTTTTTCTAAAATTTCCCCCAAAGTATCTAATAAATATTCTTTTTCAAAAAGCACATGAATTCCTTTATATTTAGGATTAAAACAAGTCATAGTTATGTAATAAAGTAAATTTAATTTTTTCATGTCTGAAAAAAGAACATTATTACCCGTAAGAAGCTCTGTAATTTGTCTAGAACGATCAGGACGAAAATTAAAACAGAAAACAACGTCTCCATCCTTTATTTTTGAAACAGGAACTTCATTTTCATCAACAATTATTAAAGGAGATAAAAACTCATCCGTAATTCCTTTATCGTATAGTTTTTCTATAGATAGAATAATATTTTTAGTATAGATTCCTTTTGAATGAACCATTGCATCATATGCTTTTTTAGTTCTCTCCCATTTATGATCACGATCCATTGAATAGTACCTTCCGATAACAGAAGATAATTTCCCAACGTATTGTTCAGCAACATTTAAAAGTTTTTTTATATAAAAAATACTC from Blattabacterium cuenoti carries:
- the rplB gene encoding 50S ribosomal protein L2 translates to MSVKKLKPTTPGQRFRIVNCFDELTSCNSEKTLVKGKNKSGGRNNVGRMTMRYFGGGHKKKYRIIDFKRRKFGISAVIKSIEYDPNRSSFISLLHYEDGEKRYIVTMEGFKIGQKVISGKNIPFNIGNSTFLSDIPLGTNISCIELIPGQGAKIARSAGSFAQLFARDDKYATIKLPSGEVRIIMVTCMATIGIVSNPDHQLETYGKAGKKRHIGKRPRTRGVAMNPVDHPMGGGEGKASGGIPRNRRGKPAKGFRTRSKKRYSDRYILQRRKK
- the rplW gene encoding 50S ribosomal protein L23; translation: MDRIILIKPFITDKSYKGEKCSFYTFSVNINCNKIQIKKEIKKLFGFSVKNIRTMIYPRKNKSKYTKKGFLYGRTNKLKKATVQFFGNQKIDFLNKKEI
- the rplD gene encoding 50S ribosomal protein L4, whose protein sequence is MELKILDIKGNYTDKKIEFRDDVFFKKSYRHSIYLEIKRYLLAQRQGTHKSKERGELSGSTKKLHRQKGTGGSRKGDIKNPIFRGGGRVFGPKPRKYITKLNKRTKNIVKKSIIEQKLVQNKILIIEDLKLNVPKTKFILNLLKSLQLTDKKSLMIIGEMNKNLYLSSRNLNNFKLLSVSELDCFSLINFSYIIFSENSINKINHLLSI
- the rplC gene encoding 50S ribosomal protein L3, producing the protein MVGLIGKNIGMTSIFLENGENVPCTIVKVGPCYIVQIKTIENDGYFSIQLGIDNQKIKKTNKSLFNHFKKAGLSPKKKLLEFKTNKVSDFILGSSINIDLFKEGELVNVKGVSKGKGFQGVVKRHNFSGVGEKTHGQHNRLRAPGSIGAGSDPSRVFKGKKMAGRMGKKSVTIKNLKILKINPDYNIIILKGAVPGNKNSYLMIQKKEWN
- the rpsJ gene encoding 30S ribosomal protein S10, encoding MGHDIKIKLKSYDYNLLDKSAERIVNSVLPTGVVLNGPVPLPTEKKIFTVLRSPHVNKKSREQFFLPTHKRLLQIHNASSKTVDALMKLELPSGVEAEIKV
- the fusA gene encoding elongation factor G gives rise to the protein MAKDLKYTRNIGIAAHIDAGKTTTTERILFYTGINHKIGEVHDGAATMDWMQQEQERGITITSAATCCEWIYNKKKYQINIIDTPGHVDFTVEVERSMRVLDGMVVLFSAVDGVEPQSETVWRQADKYEIPRIAFVNKMDRQGADFFNVCSQIRKILGANSVPLQIPIDIGDNFKGVIDLISNQAIIWDEKNYGMTYKKIPIPENMKNIVDDYKNQLLETLSEHDDVIMEKFLYGNYSSISQEDIIFSLRENTIKMKVIPILCGSSFKNKGVQAILDAICRYLPSPLEVKDIVGINPTNQKKEKRKPSENEPFSALAFKIASDPFVGRLAFFRVYSGKIESGSYSFNARSGNKERISRIYQMHANKQNPVDQIGAGDIAAVVGFKDIKTGDTLCDEKYPILLEKILFPDPVIGLAVEPKYKSDIDKMSFALSKLMEEDPTFQVRTDNYTGQTIISGMGELHLEIIVDRMKREFKVEVNQGRPQVEYKEALTNLVEHREIYKKQTGGRGKYADILFRLEPGNIGESGLVFINKIKGGNIPKEYIPSIEKGFKEMMKNGPLSGYEIDSAKVTVLDGSYHSVDSDQLSFELAGKLGFREAAKKAKPVLLEPIMKLEVLIPEENMGDIIGDLNRRRGIVQNMDSKNNIKVIQALVPLSEMFGYVTVLRTLSSGRGTSVMEFSHYDTVPENVIDNIIMENKNKK
- the rpsG gene encoding 30S ribosomal protein S7, which codes for MRKVKKKEKVYFPDPKFHDPLVTRFVNHLMKNGKKNIAYNIFYNAIEKIEVIKKKEEKSALEIWKEGLKNVTPHVEVRSRRMGGSNIQVPVPISSNSKITKAMKLLISCASIRNEKTMANKLAYEIWDAFQEQGEAVKRKENIHKMAEANKAFSHFRF
- the rpsL gene encoding 30S ribosomal protein S12, which produces MPTIQQLIRKGRTSVSKKRKSVALEFCPQKRGVCTRVYTTTPKKPNSAMRKVARVRFTNGREVISYITGEGHNLQEHSIVLVKGGRVKDLPGVKYKIVRGARDTAGVNGRKKSRSKYGAKVAKKD
- the map gene encoding type I methionyl aminopeptidase, giving the protein MIQLKTIEEIILIKKSAFLASKTLGMLAKKVKPGVNTLYLDKLAENFIRDHGGKPAFLGLYNFPNTLCVSPNNQVVHGIPNQDPLCEGDILSIDCGVYMNGFYGEHAYTFEVGKVSRDTKKFLNCSKKSLYIGISNCKWKNSIGDIGYSIQSYIEKNGYNVVKDLVGHGLGKNMHEDPKIPNFGKKGKGVKLKEGLVLSIEPMVNIGSSKILFHKDGWTITTLDNKISAHYEHNVAIVDGLPCLLSTFRYIYKELNINSLEEEPFQNQKIDIDDL
- the gpmI gene encoding 2,3-bisphosphoglycerate-independent phosphoglycerate mutase, producing MRKLILIILDGWGLSSPKNYYSSAIEQAFTPFIDFCSKNYPYSKLKASGCYVGLPKGQMGNSEVGHINLGAGRKISQSLEKINISIKNNLLIKKIDVFFDEISISKKRIHFIGLLSDGGVHSHMNHLFYLLKIAHEKKIKNVFIHVFTDGRDSSPKKSIFYIKKLLNVAEQYVGKLSSVIGRYYSMDRDHKWERTKKAYDAMVHSKGIYTKNIILSIEKLYDKGITDEFLSPLIIVDENEVPVSKIKDGDVVFCFNFRPDRSRQITELLTGNNVLFSDMKKLNLLYYITMTCFNPKYKGIHVLFEKEYLLDTLGEILEKEGKQQIRIAETEKYPHVTFFFSGGRETPFNREIRILCESPKIPTYDLKPEMSAKNIVKKIIPELKRKQSDFICLNFANPDMVGHTGKMKETIKACEFVDICVKHCSEEAIKNSYTVIIVGDHGNADYMINLDGTPHTAHTTSLVPFILLDKNIKKRDLFLKEEGVLSDVAPTILQLMGLPIPKIMSGTSMIIKYF